One Manihot esculenta cultivar AM560-2 chromosome 18, M.esculenta_v8, whole genome shotgun sequence genomic window carries:
- the LOC110606285 gene encoding B3 domain-containing protein At2g33720 — MQDQLLAAKQSDKKRNHRHIIDSQEDSEVSTELTLSCGFPSMIKKPRITQISSSSSCGINHSLYFLFHDSIVVSTRPAKEEVSTEQKLFDEYWNADDASGTRKEPDGVSEESSELKTLARNTANQTIYSPEEERKMRLKHPVWTKLVLYDPWKIKKRLTGSDLGNHCRLLVASALVKDHILPFMRSETVEKIKTEGAEFSFWDCDTNTKLNLILKYWRTSKSYIFNKGWLNNFVKRRNLVEGDLIGIYWDSTGKIFNFSVLERASDVYP, encoded by the coding sequence ATGCAAGATCAACTTCTCGCAGCCAAGCAATCTGACAAGAAGCGGAATCACCGTCATATCATCGACAGTCAAGAAGACAGCGAAGTTTCCACTGAGTTAACCCTTTCTTGCGGGTTCCCAAGCATGATCAAGAAACCTAGAATCACCCAAATCAGTTCATCATCCTCCTGTGGAATTAATCATTCCCTTTATTTCTTATTTCACGATTCCATCGTCGTTTCAACTCGGCCAGCGAAGGAGGAGGTTTCCACTGAACAAAAACTGTTTGACGAATATTGGAACGCTGATGATGCCTCTGGAACAAGAAAGGAACCTGATGGAGTATCCGAAGAGTCCTCAGAATTGAAAACGTTGGCTCGAAATACTGCAAACCAGACAATTTACAGTCCTGAAGAGGAGAGAAAGATGAGGCTGAAACATCCTGTTTGGACTAAACTGGTGCTTTATGATCCATGGAAGATTAAAAAGAGGCTAACTGGTAGTGATCTTGGTAACCATTGCAGACTATTGGTGGCATCAGCTTTAGTCAAGGATCATATTTTGCCATTTATGAGAAGTGAAACTGTTGAGAAGATCAAAACAGAAGGTGCTGAATTTTCCTTTTGGGATTGTGATACAAACACCAAGCTGAATCTTATTTTGAAGTATTGGCGAACATCAAAGAGTTACATCTTCAACAAAGGGTGGCTGAATAATTTTGTGAAGAGAAGGAACTTGGTTGAAGGAGATTTGATTGGGATTTACTGGGATTCAACAGGAAAAATATTCAACTTTTCTGTGCTTGAGAGAGCTTCTGATGTGTATCCATGA
- the LOC122722456 gene encoding B3 domain-containing protein At2g33720-like, translated as MEDQLLAAKQSDKKRNHRHIIDSQEDSDVSTELTLSCGFPSMIKKPRITQISSSSSCGINHSLYFLFQSSIVVSTRPAKEEVSTELKLFDESWTADDASGTRKEPDGVSKESSELKTLARDTANQTIYSPEEERKMRLKHPVWTKLVLYDPWKIKKRLTGSDLGNLCRLLVASALVKDHILPFMRSETVEKIKTEGAEFSFWDCDTNTKLNLILKYWRTSKSYIFNKGWLNNFVKRRNLVEGDLIGIYWDSTGKIFNFSVLERASDVYP; from the coding sequence ATGGAAGATCAACTTCTCGCAGCCAAGCAATCTGACAAGAAGCGGAATCACCGTCATATCATCGACAGTCAAGAAGACAGCGATGTTTCCACTGAGTTAACCCTTTCTTGCGGGTTCCCAAGCATGATCAAGAAACCTAGAATCACCCAAATCAGTTCATCATCCTCCTGTGGAATTAATCATTCCCTTTATTTCTTATTTCAAAGTTCCATCGTCGTTTCAACTCGGCCAGCGAAGGAGGAGGTTTCCACTGAACTAAAACTGTTTGACGAATCTTGGACCGCTGATGATGCCTCTGGAACAAGAAAGGAACCTGATGGAGTATCCAAAGAGTCCTCAGAATTGAAAACATTGGCTCGAGATACTGCAAACCAGACAATTTACAGTCCTGAAGAGGAGAGAAAGATGAGGCTGAAGCATCCTGTTTGGACTAAACTGGTGCTTTATGATCCATGGAAGATTAAAAAGAGGCTAACTGGTAGTGATCTTGGTAACCTTTGCAGACTATTGGTGGCATCAGCTTTAGTCAAGGATCATATTTTGCCATTTATGAGAAGTGAAACTGTTGAGAAGATCAAAACAGAAGGTGCTGAATTTTCCTTTTGGGATTGTGATACAAACACCAAGCTGAATCTTATTTTGAAGTATTGGCGAACATCAAAGAGTTACATCTTCAACAAAGGGTGGCTGAATAATTTTGTGAAGAGAAGGAACTTGGTTGAAGGAGATTTGATTGGGATTTACTGGGATTCAACAGGAAAAATATTCAACTTTTCTGTGCTTGAGAGAGCTTCTGATGTGTATCCATGA